CTGAAGCGAACAGAACGTAAAGATATATCGAATCTATATGATAAGCTGGGGACTTAGCTTAGTTGGTAGAGCGCCTGCTTTGCACGCAGGAGGTCAGGAGTTCGACTCTCCTAGTCTCCACCAAATTTTAAGATCAGAAAAGCACTGCTTTTCCTTAAAATTTAAGCGAGAAGTTATACTTCGAGCACTGAGTAAGCGATCAGTTGGTTAGATTATAGAAATTAGTAAGAAACTGCGTATAATGCGCGTCTTGTTAACTTCTGTGATTTATCACAGTTGCTACGCTCCGATGAGGACGTAGACAATCATTAACAGAATATATTTGAGTTGAAATTAATTGTTTAACTTATTCCAAAAGCGGAAACAAGAAATCGTAAGATTGATTGTTGAAGTGATTGAAATGAGAACTAGCGAAATTAACTGAATCAAGCGTTTTGGTATATGAATCTAATTGAAGCTGTACAGTGCTTAAATGCACAGACGCCAACTGTATGAGCGTGTTGAAAGACATGTTCTGTTGCTAACCCCGCTTGTAAGGGTTAACGACTGTTTGGGGTTGTATAGTCAAGTAATTAAGTGCATGTGGTGGATGCCTTGGCAGTCAGAGGCGATGAAAGACGTAATAGCCTGCGATAAGCTCCGGGGAGGCGGCAAATATCCTGTGATCCGGAGATTTCTGAATGGGGAAACCCACTTACCATAAGGTAGGTATTGCAACATGAATACATAGTGTTGCAAGGCGAACGAGGGGAAGTGAAACATCTCAGTACCCTTAGGAAAAGAAATCAATTGAGATTCCCTTAGTAGCGGCGAGCGAACGGGGAAAAGCCCATTAAGTCATATCAGTTTTAGTGGAATGCTCTGGGAAGTGCAACCATAGTGGGTGATAGTCCTGTACACGAAAGGGCTGATATGATGATGTCGAGTAGGGCGAGGCACGTGAAACCTTGTCTGAATATGGGGGGACCATCCTCCAAGGCTAAATACTCCTGACTGACCGATAGTGAACCAGTACCGTGAGGGAAAGGCGAAAAGAACCCCTGTGAGGGGAGTGAAATAGATCCTGAAACCGCATGCATACAAGCAGTGGGAGCCGACTTGTTCGGTGACTGCGTACCTTTTGTATAATGGGTCAGCGACTTACATTCAGTAGCAAGGTTAACCGCATAGGGGAGCCGTAGAGAAATCGAGTCTTAATAGGGCGTTTAGTTGCTGGGTGTAGACCCGAAACCAGGCGATCTATCCATGAGCAGGTTGAAGGTTGGGTAACACTAACTGGAGGACCGAACCCACTGTCGTTGAAAAGCCAGGGGATGACTTGTGGATAGGGGTGAAAGGCTAATCAAGCCTGGTGATAGCTGGTTCTCCCCGAAAGCTATTTAGGTAGCGCCTCGGACGAATACCATTGGGGGTAGAGCACTGTTTCGGCTAGGGGGTCATCCCGACTTACCAAACCGATGCAAACTCCGAATACCAATGAGTACTATCCGGGAGACAGACTGCGGGTGCTAACGTCCGTAGTCAAGAGGAAAACAATCCAGACCGCCAGCTAAGGCCCCAAAATTGTAGTTAAGTGGGAAACGATGTGGGAAGGCATAGACAGCTAGGAGGTTGGCTTAGAAGCAGCCACCCTTTAAAGAAAGCGTAATAGCTCACTAGTCGAGTCGGCCTGCGCGGAAGATGTAACGGGGCTAAAACTACATGCCGAAGCTGCGGATTTGCAATTTATTGCAAGTGGTAGGGGAGCGTTCTGTAAGCCGATGAAGGTGGATTGAGAAGTCTGCTGGAGGTATCAGAAGTGCGAATGCTGACGTGAGTAACGACAAAACGAGTGAAAAACTCGTTCGCTGAAAGACCAAGGGTTCCAGTCCAACGTTAATCGGGGCTGGGTGAGTCGACCCCTAAGGCGAGGCCGAAAGGCGTAGTCGATGGGAAATTGGTTAATATTCCAATACTTCTGTGTAATGCGATGAGAGGACGGAGAAGGTTAAGTCAGCCTGGCGTTGGTTGTCCAGGTGAAAGACAGTAGGCATGCATCTTAGGCAAATCCGGGGTGCTCTATGCTGAGAGTTGATAGCAAGCTGTACTTGTACAGCGAAGTGGCTGATACCATACTTCCAGGAAAAGTCTCTAAGCTTCAGTTACACAGGAATCGTACCCGAAACCGACACAGGTGGTCAGGTCGAGTAGACCAAAGCGCTTGAGAGAACTCTGCTGAAGGAACTAGGCAAAATGGTACCGTAACTTCGGGAGAAGGTACGCTGTCGACGGTGATGGAACTTGCTTCCTGAGCTATTGACAGCCACAGAAACCAGGCCCCTGCAACTGTTTATTAAAAACATAGCACTCTGCAAACACGAAAGTGGACGTATAGGGTGTGATGCCTGCCCGGTGCTGGAAGGTTAATTGATGGGGTTAGCGTAAGCGAAGCTCTTGATCGAAGCCCCAGTAAACGGCGGCCGTAACTATAACGGTCCTAAGGTAGCGAAATTCCTTGTCGGGTAAGTTCCGACCTGCACGAATGGCATAATGATGGGGGCGCTGTCTCCAGCAGAGACTCAGTGAAATCGAATTCGCCGTGAAGATGCGGTGTACCCGCGGCTAGACGGAAAGACCCCGTGAACCTTTACTGCAGCTTGACATTGAACTTTGATCTTACTTGTGTAGGATAGGTGGGAGGCTTTGAAACTAGGACGCCAGTTCTAGTGGAGCCAATCTTGAAATACCACCCTGGTAATATTGAGGTTCTAACTCTGCTCCATGATCTGGAGCGAGGACCATGTCTGGTGGGTAGTTTGACTGGGGCGGTCTCCTCCTAAAGAGTAACGGAGGAGTACGAAGGTGCGCTCAGCGTGGTCGGAAATCACGCGTAGAGTATAAAGGCAAAAGCGCGCTTAACTGCGAGACCCACAAGTCGAGCAGGTACGAAAGTAGGTCTTAGTGATCCGGTGGTTCTGTATGGAAGGGCCATCGCTCAACGGATAAAAGGTACTCTGGGGATAACAGGCTGATACCGCCCAAGAGTTCATATCGACGGCGGTGTTTGGCACCTCGATGTCGGCTCATCTCATCCTGGGGCTGAAGCAGGTCCCAAGGGTATGGCTGTTCGCCATTTAAAGAGGTACGCGAGCTGGGTTTAGAACGTCGTGAGACAGTTCGGTCCCTATCTACCGTGGGCGTTGGAAATTTGAGAGGATCTGCTCCTAGTACGAGAGGACCAGAGTGGACGAACCTCTGGTGTACCGGTTGTGACGCCAGTCGCATCGCCGGGTAGCTATGTTCGGAAGGGATAACCGCTGAAAGCATCTAAGCGGGAAGCCTACCTCAAGATTAGATTTCCCTAGGACTATATGTCCTCTAAAGAGCCGTTGAAGACTACAACGTTGATAGGTTGGATGTGGAAGCATAGTGATATGTGAAGCTGACCAATACTAATTACTCGTGAGGCTTGACTATACAACACCCAAACAGTTGTTGTATAAAGCATCAATTGATTCGATATTCTACAAAACACCTTGATTTAGTGATCAAGCTAGTTAAACTAAGCAAACTTAATTCAACTCAAGTACTTCTGTTAATAACTCATTTGGTACAAAGTACGGCAAACACTGCAAAGCAGTTAAATAAGACCCGAACAAGTCCATAAACAGTTGTGCTGGCGACAATAGCAAGAGTGAACCACCTGATCCCTTCCCGAACTCAGAAGTGAAACCTCTTAGCGCTGATGGTAGTGTGGGGTTACCCATGTGAGAGTAAGTCATCGCCAGCTCATTATTCCTAAAAACACCCTAATCAAGCATCAGGGTGTTTTTTTATGCTCGAAAGAAAGCTATAAAAGCTAAAGTTCAGTACATATCCCAGTACAAACCACCAAATATATAGAATACAGTCATTAAAAAAGCCCCAACGTCCTGTTGGGGCTTTTTTATATGGGTTGTTTAGATCTGATTCCTGTCCGATCTCACGTCCTGATGCACAAACTTATGATTGTTGTTTTAGGTTTGGGAAACATCCTGTCTCCTGATAAAGATAGAATAGGGTAATCGCTGAGCATTAAAAAGTCGAAAAAAACGTTGATTGATGTAGGTGAGAGCGTACAAAAATCGCTAACTCTTTGATTTATTCCTTATGGGTTTGCAATATTATTGGCCATTAAGCCTTGACCTTGTGCCTCTGCAATCAAGCGTTCAGCTGATTCTTTATTTTTTCTAAGCCCTGGCATACGGAATTCTGTGTGTCCATAGTCATGAATGCGTGTCCAACGCCCCCCCCAAGTGAGTCCTACTTGTTCTGCGGTTTCTCCATAGAGCTGATAGCCTTTCCATGCCCAAGGATCACGTTCTGAAATCACCACTTTACCATTGCGTTTAAAAGCAACATCAGCGGCTAAACCAAATTGATGGTAACTTTGATAAGCCTTGGCTAAGGTGGTAGCGGTATTGCCAGATAAACGGTTTTGACGCTCAGGACTACGGTAACCCTCTAACAATACCATTTCATAGCCATGACGCTCTTTCATCAGTTTAAACACCATCAATAGACGTTGCTTATAACTTGGATGCATCTTGTCCCATTTACGGTCAATTTGCACCGTTTCATAAGCATGGCTAGAGGTATCATTTTCCTCACCATCATAGGTTTTAGGAATCGGCATACTATTAATGGTAGGTGTTTGATTTACTGCGATTTGCTCTGCCAAAATGGCTTCTTCCACCAATGCTTCTTCCACAGGAGGAGGAGGAGATAAGATATCTCCATTCAATAAATTATAAATTTGAGGATCATTGGCTTTTAAGTAAGCTGCTTCAACTCGAGTAGGTGCTACAGCTTTGGTAAAGGCGAATAACATGATGCTCGACAACAGACAAATGCCGGCAATTAAAATCCACCATTGTTGCAAATGCCAATGGGTTTGAGTCTGTTCATTGGATGCCGCATGATTCATTTGTTGTGCAAAGTGACGTGCAGACATCAGTTGTTTTTTACTACGAGGCGCTAAGCTTTTTAGAAAGAAACGCGTTTTTTCTCTGAGTTCATAGGACATCATCAGTGCTAAAGCAGTAATGAGTAAGATAAAACTCAGAACAATAAAAAAAATCACAAGCTTATTCTTTTACAGAGCGAGTAACTGAAATTTGTACCGTTCCTTTAGGGGTTTCCACCTCCACTTCTTTTTCTTTCGGTTGTGCTTTCTCTGTAGCAGGTTGAGGTTGAGCCTTTGCCGTTTCTACTTTATTTGCATCTTGATTCACCTTTGTTGTTGCTGCATCGACACTTTTTGATGCTTGAGCCTTAAGCACAGAGTTTGTTATTGGCTTTTGAGCTATAACCGTTGCTTTATTAATAGAGTTGTTCGGTTTGGTGATTGCTGCAACAGTTGGTTTTTCTACTTTTGCCTGACTTGAAAGCGCACCAAAAGGATTGTCATTTGATGCTACTTGAGTTTCAGGTTTAACTTGTTCGACTTTTTTATGGGTAAAAATACCATTAATTTCATTGGCTTTAGGTTGCGGAATATTAAAGCCATCATGGGCATTGTTATCGTCATTCTCGTCTAGATTTAAATCTGATTCATTCGCTTGCTGTTGCACACGATCTGCTGAAACTGAATCATTTCTTTGATTATTTTGTACATTTTCAACATGCTTTTGATTCGGTTGCTGCTCTGCAGTTTGCGAAATTTCCACCTTAGCGTCTTGACCGAGTACAGAGAACAGAAGCACTGAGGTAAGTGCAATCCCCAATGTCGCACCTGCGATTCCATAGTAAATCGGTGAAACTTTTTTTGTTTTTTTCGTGGGGGTTAATACCCGAATCACTTTTTGTTTTTCTTGATTCATTTTTTTTATCTTTAAGGTAAATGAATGGTGATGTGGGCTTGTTCAGCAGGTGCACTGATCACATTTTGATATTTGGCCATTGCTGCTTGATCATGTTTATTCAACATATAACGTAAGCCGCTAAAGGCCAACACAGAAAATAATAATAAAAATAAAAGAATCCAAGTAAAGGGAAGTTCACGATGAATAATATTTTTAATTTGATCCGGCAATGCTGAAAAAGGCGAAAATGCGGCTTTTTTACCTTTTAAATAATCAATTTCATCGCCTACACGCGCCACCAAATGATTCAAGCTTTCAATCGATTCAATACGATATTTACCCTGAAAGCCAAGCAGTAAACAGTAATGAAACACTTCTAATGCTGCCAAGCGATCTTTACCGCGGGCGCGAATATGTTCCAAGGTATCAAAGAAACGATAACCGGCAAGTTGGGAACCAAATAAGGTCAACTGCAAAGGGCTAATCAGCCAAGAATTTTGTAAATTAAAATAGCTCGGATCTTGTTGAGTGACAATGGTTTCATCGAGCAATGCACAATAGGCATACTTGGCATCATGGATATCTTCAGCAGAATATTGTAATTTCTTTGCTTGCTGTTCAAACCGATTCAGTTGATCCATGATTTTATTGCGGAATTGTTCAACATTTTCCGGCACATATTGGTTTCTAATTAAAAAGACAATATAGAAACCATCATGCATTAAATCGACTAGATTGGTGGCTTGACTGATTTTAGACTGATGTTGCGGGGTTGAACCCACGCCAATTTGACCATCATCAAACAGGGAAGGAGCACCGTTTGGAATATTCATGACTGTTCTCCTGATTAACCGTTCATGACCGCAATGAGTTCAATGGTGATGTCTTGGAAACCTGCCGGTACATAAATACAAATGGTTTCAGAATCGAGCATCCGTTGATAAAGCTCATGATGCGGTTCGACTTCAAAATAACTCACCCCTGAACGTACAGGGATGGCAGTCGGTACTTGCATCAGATGATGGATTGGAATCGCAGGAAGTGCTGAAACCACACGTTGTTCAACATCCACCGTCGTACCGACTTTAAAGCGTAATGGCACGATTTGAACCAATTCATGCGTTTGCATCATGCTGCTTGAAACTGCGATATACAGTCGAGATTCACGGGTAATTTTGTCCGATTCAAGGCTACCCACCCAATAGGATGGTCGAATTTCTTTCAAACCAATATTGATATAACGACTTGAAATAATTGTATCCAGCAGTTCACGTAAAATCAGATCAAGTTGTGAAAAGCTTTCTTGCAAATTGTTGTGTTTATATTGGGGTAAATGATCCACTTCATAAGCCGTGGAAAAGGTCAGCAATGAACCTGTTAAGCGGAGCAATTCAAAGAACAAACGTTCGGGATGAATCTGCGGATTGAGCAGTAAATGACTCAAAGTGGCATGCGCGGTATTGAGGGCATTCACTAACCAGAAAGACACGATATCGCCAGAACGGAACTCGATCAGTTTTTGTTCATTCTCGCGATTATTGGTTTGAATGGTTTTAATTTTAGCTTTGATGACATTCAAAGTGCGTTTCAGATTCCCGATCAAGGAGTCACAAGCTTCAATGTGTAAAATCGGGGGAATAAATTTAAAATCGAGCTCAAAAGAGCCTGAACTTTGTCGTTTGATTTTGCCAATCGGTAAATATAAAAAACCATCCAAATCATGATTGGGATCAATTTCAGATTCAAGTAGCTTTAGTTCAGCACGACGACGTACAAGGGTAATTTCCGCAGGGGTCGCATCGGTATACAAATCATGCGTTTCGCTTAAATAAGAATGATAGCGACTCGGTTGGGTGGCTTGTTCATAAGCCACGTTTTTCTTATTCGGTTGTAAAATAGAAAGTGCCAAATAAATGGTCATTTCACCCCGAAAATTGAGATCATCAAGTTGTACCGGTTCAGGCAATAAATCGCGAGAAGGCGCTGTATAAATTTCACCATCTTGCCAAATCATTTCCACCTGTTCTAAAGCCAATACATGGGTACTTAATTGGGTTTCATCAAAACGAATTGATTGCACCCCATAGGCAAAAGGAATGGTGGAACGAATGCTGTGGTTCAGACGTTGCTCATGATAAGTATCTTGGATTTGAAAGTGTTGCGGTCGTAAAAATAACCCTTCACCCCAAAGTATTTTTTCCGCTTTAAACATTACCTATTACCATTCATTAGATTCATTGTTATTTTTAACGCCAAGCAGTTCTTGCACTGACTCGAGCGGATTATCATTTTTAATCACTTGTGCTAACCATTCATGCAGTGGCATTTGGCTCCATTTAATGGTTTTTTGCAGCATATAACTCACGGGACTATGTGGTTCATTGGCTTGGAAATAATCGGCAATGTCCTGCAAAACACGCATGGCTTGATCACGATTTTGCAGATGACTCTGGGGTTGTGGCTGAAAAGATTGCTGATGTTGAAGCGGTGATTGCAGCAAGGATGAGCCCGGCTGATAATCTGTCGTTGATTCATGGCTGTGTTCAGCGGAAGATTGTTCAGTGTTTTGCGCAGTATTGATATTTCCCGCATCAAAAGCATCCGCTTTATAAATCTTGCGCAGTGTTTTATGAATGCTGTCAAGTTGCGAATCGATATTGGCGAAACTCGGCGCATCCAATTCCATCAATTGATCCAGCACTTGTTTTAAACTATTCCAATGCGTCAAAATCTCATTGAAGTGCTGATAGTTTTGAAATTGGAAGCTTTTAGAGGTATTAAATAAGGCCTGTTCAAATTGTTCGAGTTCTGAAGAGTCCGGGCTTGCACCCGATTCATCATTATTTTTTAAACGATTATTTTGTTGATGAAGAATCTTCTCATAATCAAATAACGAGTAATAGGGCTGAGTGTTTAACAACGGCACTTGCTTAATTAAGCTAGGCAATTGAGTGGTTAAGCCTTGCAAGAGACCTAAACGTTGATCGAGATCATCATCTTCAATTTCAGGGTGAATATGCAGCCAAAACTCTTCCAACATGCGGTGCGAGAGTTCAAGGCTTTTGGCAATGCCTTCAAAACCATGTAAATGTCCCCATGCTTCACTGAGCCAAGTCAGTAAACGGATGTCCTTGGTTTTATGCATCAACAAATCTGTCGATTTTGCTGCAACAAAAGGCCAATCAGCTTGTTTCGGTTCAGCGACCCAATCGCCAAGATCCAATAAAGGATCATCCTGCGTTTTGGCTTTTTTGATTTCATGAAACTCGTTGGAGAATGAAAGATCATCTCCACACAGTTCATCTGCCGAGATTGGCGCCAATAAAGGTTCGAGTTCTAAGCTCATAATAATTCTTATCTCTTTAAACTGATGCAATCAATCGATTAGGCTTCAGTTTCTTTGGTTTTTTTCGCTGTGCGTTTTTTTGTGGGTTTAGCAACAGGATCTAAAATATACTCAATTTCATTGTCCTTGCTATCAATTTTAATCACTTTTGGTAATTTTTGATCAGCAAGCGCCATCAGAATGTGTGTGGCTAATTCAGGCAGTACCGATGAATTCAGAATGTTATCGACATTACGCGCACCACTATCCACTTCAGTGCATCGACTCAATAACAGCTCGACCAAATCATCAGTGTATTCCACTTGCGTGTCATATTGTTTGGCAATACGTGCTGTGATTTTGCCAATTTTGTGATGAATAATGCGAACCAATAAATCATCATGCAATGGATAATACGGCACAATCCGCATACGACCCAAAAATGCCGGTTTAAATTGTTTATATAAACTTGGTTTTAACTGTTCAATCAATTCTTCAGCACTTGGCCATTCTTCGACAGGATGCGGTAAACATGCCTGCATAATGGCACTTGAGCCGGCATTTGAGGTCAGCAAAATGGTGGTATTTTTAAAGTCGATTAGGCGACCTTCGCCATCTTCCAACATACCTTTATCAAATACTTGGTAAAACAACTCTTGTACGTCTGAATGCGCTTTTTCAATCTCATCAAGCAACACCACACTGTAGGGATTACGACGCACCGCTTCGGTCAATACTCCCCCTTGGCCATAGCCCACATAACCCGGAGGCGCACCTTTTAAAGATGAAACGGTATGCGCTTCTTGGTATTCAGACATATTGATGGTGATCAAATGGGATTCGCCGCCATACAACTCATTGGCCAAAGCCAAAGCCGTTTCTGTTTTACCGACCCCACTTGGTCCCACCAACATAAAGACGCCTTGCGGTTTATTGGGATCTTCAAGTTTGGCTTTAGATGTTTTAATGCCTTGAACGAGCTGATGCAAAGCATAGTCTTGGCCCATGACACGTTGCTCAAGTTTGTCTTCCAGACTTAAAATCTGCTTAATTTCATCATTGACCATTTTCCCAACGGGAATACCGGTCCAATCTGAAATAATTTCATTGATGATTTGCGCGTTGACTCGTTCAAACACTAACGGTGATTGACCTTGGAAGGTAGTCAGTTCATCCCGAACTTTAGCAATCGCATTCTGTTCAATGCTTTCACCATTTTCAGCTTGTGCTTCCAGGGTTTTGAGTTGCTGCACCAATTGAAGCTCATGTTGCCAGCGCGCTTCAGTGGTTTCTATTTCTTTGTTTAAACTCGCAATATTTTCTTTTAAGTTGGCTAAACGATCGTGATGGATCGGGAAATGTTGATGTTCATTTTCCAAAATTTGCAGTTCTAAATTTAAATTATGTTGCTGTGCTTTGAGTTGATCCAATTTCACAGGCTGGGCATTTTGCGTCAGTGCCACACGTGCAGCAGCCGTGTCGAGGACGCTGATGGCTTTATCCGGCAGTTGACGGCCGGTAATATAACGATGTGATGAATGCACCGCAGTCACGATCGCTTCATCGTCAATTTTTAAATTGAAGTGATTCGCCATTACAGGAATCATGGCGCGGAGCATATCAATTGCCACTTCTTCAGTCGGCTCTTCCACTTTGACCACTTGGAAACGACGGCTGAGGGCTGCATCTTTTTCAAAATATTGTTTATATTCCGCCCATGTGGTGGCTGCAATGGTCCTTAACTCACCCCGTGCTAGAGCAGGTTTGAGCAAATTCGCGGCATCATTTTGACCGGCTTGACCACCTGCACCAATCAGCGTATGTGCTTCATCAATAAAGATAATGATCGGGTGGGCTGAACTTTGCACTTCCTTAATCACTTGTTTTAAGCGGTTTTCGAACTCACCTTTGACACTTGCACCGGCTTGCAATAAACCCATATCCAGCACATGCAAATGTACATTTTTCAGTGCATCAGGCACTTCATTATTGGCAATTTTTAAAGCTAAACCTTCAACCACTGCGGTTTTACCGACACCCGGTTCTCCGGTTAAAATCGGATTGTTTTGACGACGACGCATTAAAATATCGAGCATCAAACGAATTTCAAATTCACGACCAATTACCGGGTCAATACCACCTTTTAAGGCTTTTTCCGTTAAATTAATAGTGTATTGATCTAGCGCAGGTGTTTTCGGATTGATGTTTTCTGAAGCAGACTTTTGTTCTGGTGGAGCGTTGCTGTCTTGATCATTTGGTTCAGCTTGCTGTTCAGCACTGTTGACACAGATATCGAGAAATTTGTGTTTCATGGTGTCGATCGGGAACAGGTCAAACAAACTCGAAGCACGTACCGCAATTTGATACAAATCTGGTGCAGTGAGCAATGCCACCAATAAATGACCGCTACGAATCAGCGGTTTTTGTTCAGCTGAGGCCAATAACCAAGCTTGTTCTAATAAACGCACAATCGATTTTGCAAAAATCGGGGTACGGGCATTGCCTTTGGGAAGTTGTGCAATGGTTTCTTTTAAATCGTCAATTAAACCCGCTTTAGAAATTTTGTATTTTTCTAAAAGAAGCATTAGGTCATTTTTGGCATCCTGATGCAGTAATTCATAAAACAAGTGTTCAATTTCAATTTCATAGTTTTGTTGGTTAATACAAAAATTGGCAGATTTTTCTAAAGCTGTTCTTGTTGTTGTAGATAGTTTTGTAATTAAAATTTTCAAATTATTCATTTGATCTCTCGATAATAGGACT
The sequence above is drawn from the Acinetobacter lanii genome and encodes:
- a CDS encoding M15 family metallopeptidase, which codes for MMSYELREKTRFFLKSLAPRSKKQLMSARHFAQQMNHAASNEQTQTHWHLQQWWILIAGICLLSSIMLFAFTKAVAPTRVEAAYLKANDPQIYNLLNGDILSPPPPVEEALVEEAILAEQIAVNQTPTINSMPIPKTYDGEENDTSSHAYETVQIDRKWDKMHPSYKQRLLMVFKLMKERHGYEMVLLEGYRSPERQNRLSGNTATTLAKAYQSYHQFGLAADVAFKRNGKVVISERDPWAWKGYQLYGETAEQVGLTWGGRWTRIHDYGHTEFRMPGLRKNKESAERLIAEAQGQGLMANNIANP
- the icmH gene encoding type IVB secretion system protein IcmH/DotU — protein: MNIPNGAPSLFDDGQIGVGSTPQHQSKISQATNLVDLMHDGFYIVFLIRNQYVPENVEQFRNKIMDQLNRFEQQAKKLQYSAEDIHDAKYAYCALLDETIVTQQDPSYFNLQNSWLISPLQLTLFGSQLAGYRFFDTLEHIRARGKDRLAALEVFHYCLLLGFQGKYRIESIESLNHLVARVGDEIDYLKGKKAAFSPFSALPDQIKNIIHRELPFTWILLFLLLFSVLAFSGLRYMLNKHDQAAMAKYQNVISAPAEQAHITIHLP
- the tssK gene encoding type VI secretion system baseplate subunit TssK; amino-acid sequence: MFKAEKILWGEGLFLRPQHFQIQDTYHEQRLNHSIRSTIPFAYGVQSIRFDETQLSTHVLALEQVEMIWQDGEIYTAPSRDLLPEPVQLDDLNFRGEMTIYLALSILQPNKKNVAYEQATQPSRYHSYLSETHDLYTDATPAEITLVRRRAELKLLESEIDPNHDLDGFLYLPIGKIKRQSSGSFELDFKFIPPILHIEACDSLIGNLKRTLNVIKAKIKTIQTNNRENEQKLIEFRSGDIVSFWLVNALNTAHATLSHLLLNPQIHPERLFFELLRLTGSLLTFSTAYEVDHLPQYKHNNLQESFSQLDLILRELLDTIISSRYINIGLKEIRPSYWVGSLESDKITRESRLYIAVSSSMMQTHELVQIVPLRFKVGTTVDVEQRVVSALPAIPIHHLMQVPTAIPVRSGVSYFEVEPHHELYQRMLDSETICIYVPAGFQDITIELIAVMNG
- the tssA gene encoding type VI secretion system protein TssA; its protein translation is MSLELEPLLAPISADELCGDDLSFSNEFHEIKKAKTQDDPLLDLGDWVAEPKQADWPFVAAKSTDLLMHKTKDIRLLTWLSEAWGHLHGFEGIAKSLELSHRMLEEFWLHIHPEIEDDDLDQRLGLLQGLTTQLPSLIKQVPLLNTQPYYSLFDYEKILHQQNNRLKNNDESGASPDSSELEQFEQALFNTSKSFQFQNYQHFNEILTHWNSLKQVLDQLMELDAPSFANIDSQLDSIHKTLRKIYKADAFDAGNINTAQNTEQSSAEHSHESTTDYQPGSSLLQSPLQHQQSFQPQPQSHLQNRDQAMRVLQDIADYFQANEPHSPVSYMLQKTIKWSQMPLHEWLAQVIKNDNPLESVQELLGVKNNNESNEW
- the tssH gene encoding type VI secretion system ATPase TssH codes for the protein MNNLKILITKLSTTTRTALEKSANFCINQQNYEIEIEHLFYELLHQDAKNDLMLLLEKYKISKAGLIDDLKETIAQLPKGNARTPIFAKSIVRLLEQAWLLASAEQKPLIRSGHLLVALLTAPDLYQIAVRASSLFDLFPIDTMKHKFLDICVNSAEQQAEPNDQDSNAPPEQKSASENINPKTPALDQYTINLTEKALKGGIDPVIGREFEIRLMLDILMRRRQNNPILTGEPGVGKTAVVEGLALKIANNEVPDALKNVHLHVLDMGLLQAGASVKGEFENRLKQVIKEVQSSAHPIIIFIDEAHTLIGAGGQAGQNDAANLLKPALARGELRTIAATTWAEYKQYFEKDAALSRRFQVVKVEEPTEEVAIDMLRAMIPVMANHFNLKIDDEAIVTAVHSSHRYITGRQLPDKAISVLDTAAARVALTQNAQPVKLDQLKAQQHNLNLELQILENEHQHFPIHHDRLANLKENIASLNKEIETTEARWQHELQLVQQLKTLEAQAENGESIEQNAIAKVRDELTTFQGQSPLVFERVNAQIINEIISDWTGIPVGKMVNDEIKQILSLEDKLEQRVMGQDYALHQLVQGIKTSKAKLEDPNKPQGVFMLVGPSGVGKTETALALANELYGGESHLITINMSEYQEAHTVSSLKGAPPGYVGYGQGGVLTEAVRRNPYSVVLLDEIEKAHSDVQELFYQVFDKGMLEDGEGRLIDFKNTTILLTSNAGSSAIMQACLPHPVEEWPSAEELIEQLKPSLYKQFKPAFLGRMRIVPYYPLHDDLLVRIIHHKIGKITARIAKQYDTQVEYTDDLVELLLSRCTEVDSGARNVDNILNSSVLPELATHILMALADQKLPKVIKIDSKDNEIEYILDPVAKPTKKRTAKKTKETEA